Proteins from a single region of Pseudomonadota bacterium:
- a CDS encoding glycosyltransferase family 4 protein, translating into MQARRKVAILYHFMHPDDVVSAQHLDGLAEDLTAQGWLVEALPCNRGCRDETKTYRRHEVHNGVTYNRVSRPRFRQASFFGRLANSCWMIAKWTGLALRPQSRRPDLVIVGTDPMFGALVAIPLRLLAPNIKLVHWCFDLHPEAAEVSGTVAQTSAALKAVKAAMRMAYRRYDAIVDIGVCMRRLLRLYDHGARELELTPWALVEPEQPTSQDAEVRRELFGDARVGVLYSGNFGEAHDHEQILRLARRLRHRPDIHFCFAVRGNRADALKAAVTEEDTNISFAGFAPIEMLEKRLGSADIHMASLFPEWSGVAVPSKFFGSLATGRPVLYAGPQDSAIANWIDRYDIGWTLTPETLDLVASQLEEASNHPKTLASIQQRCFETYQTQFSRAKVTGEWNRLVEASLAD; encoded by the coding sequence GCAGCATCTGGATGGGCTTGCCGAGGACCTTACAGCCCAAGGTTGGTTGGTCGAGGCGCTACCGTGCAACCGCGGATGCCGCGATGAAACCAAAACCTATCGCCGCCATGAGGTGCATAACGGGGTTACGTACAACCGAGTGAGCCGCCCCCGTTTCCGGCAGGCGTCCTTCTTTGGACGGCTCGCGAATTCCTGTTGGATGATCGCCAAATGGACCGGTTTGGCCCTTCGCCCACAGAGCCGGAGGCCTGATCTCGTCATTGTAGGAACAGACCCGATGTTCGGTGCTCTCGTGGCGATCCCGCTGCGGCTTCTCGCGCCAAACATCAAGCTGGTTCATTGGTGCTTTGACTTGCACCCGGAAGCAGCGGAAGTGTCGGGTACGGTCGCTCAAACTTCCGCAGCGCTCAAAGCTGTGAAAGCCGCAATGCGCATGGCTTACCGCAGGTATGACGCCATCGTCGACATTGGCGTGTGCATGCGGCGCCTACTGAGGTTGTACGACCACGGTGCGCGCGAGCTCGAGCTCACGCCATGGGCGCTGGTCGAGCCGGAGCAGCCCACTAGCCAAGACGCAGAGGTTCGCCGCGAGCTTTTCGGAGACGCCCGAGTTGGCGTCCTTTATTCCGGCAATTTCGGCGAAGCGCACGACCATGAGCAGATATTACGCCTTGCGCGACGGTTGAGGCATCGACCCGATATCCATTTTTGCTTCGCAGTCCGAGGCAATAGGGCGGATGCCCTTAAAGCGGCGGTGACTGAAGAGGACACCAACATCTCGTTTGCCGGGTTCGCGCCAATTGAGATGCTTGAGAAGAGGCTGGGGAGCGCTGACATCCATATGGCCAGCCTCTTCCCGGAATGGTCCGGCGTTGCCGTTCCGTCCAAGTTCTTCGGTAGTTTGGCGACGGGCCGGCCGGTGCTCTACGCGGGTCCGCAGGACAGCGCGATCGCCAATTGGATTGATCGCTACGATATAGGTTGGACACTGACACCGGAAACGCTTGATCTGGTGGCTAGCCAGCTGGAAGAAGCCTCAAACCATCCAAAAACCTTGGCCAGTATCCAGCAGCGTTGCTTTGAAACCTACCAAACACAGTTTTCGCGCGCTAAAGTTACCGGCGAATGGAACAGGCTTGTTGAGGCGAGCTTGGCAGATTGA